In Bacillus cereus ATCC 14579, a single window of DNA contains:
- a CDS encoding NupC/NupG family nucleoside CNT transporter — MNLLWGIGGVIGVLAIAFLLSSNRKAINWRTILIALALQMSFSFIVLRWDAGKAGLKHAADGVQGLINFSYEGIKFVAGDLVNAKGPWGFVFFIQALLPIVFISSLVAILYHFGIMQKFVSVVGGALSKLLGTSKAESLNSVTTVFLGQTEAPILIKPYLARLTNSEFFTIMVSGMTAVAGSVLVGYAAMGIPLEHLLAAAIMAAPSSLLIAKLIMPETEKVDNNVELSTEREDANVIDAAARGASEGMQLVINVAAMLMAFIALIALLNGLLGWVGSLFDIKLSLDLIFGYLLSPFAILIGVSPGEAVQAASFIGQKLAINEFVAYANLGPHMAEFSDKTNLILTFAICGFANFSSIAIQLGVTGTLAPTRRKQIAQLGIKAVIAGTLANFLNAAVAGMMFL, encoded by the coding sequence ATGAATCTTTTATGGGGAATTGGCGGCGTGATTGGAGTATTAGCAATTGCATTCTTACTATCTTCCAACCGCAAAGCTATTAATTGGCGCACAATTTTAATCGCGCTAGCATTACAAATGTCATTTTCATTTATCGTATTACGATGGGATGCTGGTAAAGCAGGTTTAAAACACGCTGCTGACGGTGTTCAAGGATTAATTAATTTTTCTTACGAGGGAATTAAGTTCGTTGCTGGGGATTTGGTCAACGCAAAAGGACCTTGGGGATTTGTATTCTTTATTCAAGCACTACTTCCAATCGTATTTATTAGTTCATTAGTAGCAATCTTATATCATTTTGGTATTATGCAGAAATTTGTTAGCGTCGTTGGTGGTGCATTAAGTAAACTTCTTGGAACTTCTAAAGCAGAAAGCTTAAACTCAGTAACGACTGTATTTTTAGGACAAACTGAAGCTCCAATCTTAATTAAACCTTACTTAGCACGCTTAACAAATAGTGAATTCTTCACTATTATGGTAAGCGGTATGACAGCTGTTGCTGGATCTGTTCTTGTCGGCTATGCAGCAATGGGTATTCCGTTAGAGCACTTATTAGCAGCTGCAATAATGGCAGCTCCATCAAGCTTATTAATTGCGAAACTCATTATGCCAGAGACAGAAAAAGTAGATAATAACGTTGAACTTTCTACAGAACGTGAAGACGCAAACGTTATCGATGCAGCTGCACGCGGTGCATCTGAAGGTATGCAACTTGTTATTAACGTAGCAGCAATGTTAATGGCTTTCATCGCATTAATCGCTTTATTAAATGGATTATTAGGATGGGTTGGTTCTCTGTTCGATATTAAACTTAGCCTTGATTTAATCTTCGGTTACTTATTATCACCATTTGCAATCTTAATCGGGGTTTCTCCTGGTGAAGCTGTACAAGCAGCAAGCTTTATCGGTCAAAAACTTGCAATCAACGAATTCGTTGCATACGCAAACTTAGGACCACACATGGCAGAGTTCTCTGACAAAACAAATCTAATTTTAACATTTGCAATCTGTGGATTCGCAAACTTCTCTTCTATCGCAATTCAATTAGGTGTAACAGGAACGTTAGCTCCTACTCGCCGTAAACAAATTGCACAATTAGGGATTAAAGCAGTTATCGCTGGTACATTAGCGAACTTCTTAAATGCAGCAGTTGCAGGTATGATGTTCCTATAA
- a CDS encoding diguanylate cyclase domain-containing protein, producing MKDKFYKILSMWILQIVFYFTTVHVTKYEHALIFTIIYVIVNVLFLFLADKTAFVFFILGTIISVFYLFYQAWLHLWSTSDQWQYMITHFLMAANFFIVYITTHLLKKVIHENKTLTERVRTLEQYIGESKLLTRQEFERRQALLTTAMNRRNETGVIIYFDFTSFSKYTKESVMDRVASLLVETVRNDFDLAAEYDNNTLVILLQNTNEAGADIVMNRLKPKMEQWLAAEAIRDIKISREHIGNKGQTLL from the coding sequence GTGAAAGATAAGTTCTATAAAATCCTCTCTATGTGGATTTTACAAATTGTATTTTATTTTACTACTGTACATGTGACGAAATATGAGCATGCGCTCATTTTTACAATAATATACGTAATCGTAAATGTACTATTCTTATTTTTAGCTGACAAAACAGCATTTGTTTTCTTCATACTAGGAACCATTATTTCCGTATTTTATTTGTTCTATCAAGCATGGCTTCACTTATGGAGTACATCAGATCAATGGCAATATATGATTACCCACTTCCTGATGGCAGCTAACTTCTTCATTGTATATATAACAACTCACCTATTGAAAAAAGTGATTCATGAAAATAAAACTTTAACTGAGCGTGTGAGAACATTGGAACAATATATTGGAGAATCCAAATTACTAACAAGACAAGAATTCGAGAGACGCCAAGCGTTATTAACGACTGCAATGAATCGTCGTAATGAAACAGGCGTTATCATTTACTTTGATTTCACTTCCTTTAGTAAATATACGAAGGAAAGTGTTATGGACCGTGTAGCTTCCTTATTAGTTGAAACGGTAAGGAATGATTTTGACCTTGCTGCTGAATATGATAATAATACGCTAGTTATTTTATTACAAAACACAAATGAAGCTGGTGCTGACATTGTAATGAACCGCCTAAAGCCAAAAATGGAGCAATGGCTTGCTGCTGAAGCAATCCGAGATATAAAAATTTCACGCGAGCACATTGGAAACAAAGGACAGACACTGTTATGA
- a CDS encoding glycosyltransferase family 2 protein — translation MMTLVILLLFLLFCVLVFWISITFSIKYVLIFTAFLFSGLLVYYSFLTIAGLIHRNSKRKDRTLEHYPSVDIFIPAHNEGVVIKDTLEAMAKIEYPGKLTIYLLNDNSQDETPEIGDDFDKAYAHIRHIRVPPGEPKGKSRVLNYGLSISDGEYFCVYDADNQPEPHALRMLVEHAETTEDAVGAVGHVRTVNEKRNWLTRMISLEFQIFQLLMQSGRWLLFQTGSLTGTNMLLRRSALEELGGYDPYAIAEDAELTLRITQKGYLLPIVPESVTWEQEPEHLKILIKQRTRWLQGNLYILEKMFSSLSFFKGKLLVHSLQQVLVYVVFWLFLIISNVWFVIGLLGIFQIQYSIPLLFMWYVAYITYVSQLFSAQSVERTFTPTNIFISVIMYFTYAQLFTYLFIRSLILYLRAKSKKQVIGWDKTVRFKKDK, via the coding sequence ATGATGACTCTCGTTATACTTCTTTTATTCCTTCTGTTTTGCGTACTCGTTTTTTGGATTAGTATCACATTTTCAATTAAATATGTACTGATTTTTACGGCCTTTCTATTCTCTGGCTTACTCGTTTACTACTCTTTCTTAACAATTGCGGGCTTAATTCATCGAAATAGCAAACGAAAAGATCGTACGCTAGAACATTATCCGAGCGTCGATATTTTCATACCTGCCCATAATGAAGGCGTCGTTATTAAAGATACTTTAGAGGCAATGGCGAAGATTGAATATCCAGGAAAGCTAACTATTTATTTATTAAATGATAACTCTCAAGATGAAACACCTGAAATCGGCGATGATTTCGACAAAGCTTATGCTCATATTCGCCATATTCGTGTTCCACCCGGTGAACCGAAGGGTAAATCACGTGTACTAAACTATGGGCTTAGTATTTCAGATGGTGAATACTTCTGTGTTTACGATGCAGATAACCAGCCTGAACCACACGCACTGCGAATGCTTGTAGAGCACGCTGAAACAACTGAAGATGCTGTTGGAGCTGTTGGACACGTTCGTACAGTAAACGAAAAGCGAAACTGGCTGACGCGAATGATTTCACTAGAATTCCAAATCTTCCAGCTCCTTATGCAATCTGGACGCTGGTTACTATTCCAAACAGGCTCACTGACAGGAACAAATATGCTTCTTCGTCGCTCCGCACTAGAAGAGCTTGGTGGCTATGATCCTTATGCAATTGCAGAAGATGCTGAATTAACATTACGAATTACACAAAAAGGTTATCTCTTACCAATCGTCCCAGAATCAGTTACTTGGGAACAAGAACCAGAGCATTTAAAAATTCTTATTAAACAACGTACACGTTGGCTCCAAGGGAATTTATATATTTTAGAAAAAATGTTCTCGTCATTAAGTTTCTTTAAAGGAAAGCTGCTTGTTCATTCCTTACAACAAGTTCTAGTGTATGTTGTATTTTGGCTATTCCTAATCATTTCAAACGTTTGGTTTGTAATTGGGCTACTCGGGATATTCCAAATTCAATATAGCATTCCGCTACTATTTATGTGGTATGTCGCATATATTACATATGTTTCTCAATTATTTAGTGCCCAGAGTGTTGAACGAACCTTTACACCGACTAATATTTTCATTAGCGTTATTATGTACTTTACGTACGCACAGCTCTTTACGTACTTATTTATTCGTAGCTTAATCTTATACTTACGTGCAAAGAGCAAGAAACAAGTCATTGGCTGGGATAAGACAGTTCGATTCAAAAAAGATAAATAA
- the opuD gene encoding glycine betaine transporter OpuD gives MRKLTKTFIVSLTLCIAFTIWGIIPESIIGKGSLGNVTTAIQTALVSKFGWFYIISVSIILGVSIFLIVSKYGSIRLGKDDDEPDYSYMTWFAMLFSAGMGIGLVFWGVAEPLNHLYAPPFGDSATEESARLALRFSFFHWGLHPWGLYAFVALCIAYFTFRKGKASTISATVGPLFKGGEHGRIAHSFDVLAVFATVFGVATSLGLGAKQIAGGVSYLTSIPNSLTTQLVIIAIVTVLFMLSAQTGLDKGIKYLSNTNIIFAFALMIIVLFAGPTNFIMNYFTSTIGSYIQELPSMSFRLSPLDEGGNQWIQSWTIFYWAWWIAWSPFVGTFIARVSRGRTIREFVIGVLLVPTVIGALWFSVFGGTGIHMELFGDAHIFDKVKEMGTEVGLFAMFDQMGSFGSALSVLGILLIATFFITSADSATFVLGMLTTHGSLNPPNRIKMIWGIVLAAIASTLLYIGGLEALQTAAIIAAFPFVFVIFFMMAALFKELQKEGRMKRH, from the coding sequence ATGAGGAAACTGACAAAAACATTCATCGTTTCATTAACATTATGTATTGCATTTACAATTTGGGGGATTATTCCCGAATCTATTATTGGAAAAGGTAGCTTAGGAAATGTAACAACCGCAATTCAAACTGCATTAGTTAGTAAGTTCGGGTGGTTTTATATTATTTCCGTTTCTATTATTTTAGGTGTGTCTATCTTTTTAATTGTTTCGAAATACGGTTCTATTCGTTTAGGTAAAGATGATGATGAACCTGATTATAGTTATATGACATGGTTTGCTATGTTATTTAGTGCTGGTATGGGTATTGGCTTAGTTTTCTGGGGCGTTGCCGAACCATTAAACCATTTATACGCACCTCCGTTTGGAGATAGTGCAACTGAGGAAAGTGCGCGCCTTGCACTGCGTTTTTCATTTTTCCATTGGGGATTACATCCTTGGGGACTATATGCGTTTGTAGCGTTATGTATTGCTTACTTTACCTTTAGAAAAGGAAAAGCAAGTACGATTAGTGCGACAGTAGGTCCGTTATTTAAGGGCGGGGAACACGGGCGTATTGCTCATTCATTTGATGTGTTAGCTGTTTTCGCAACTGTGTTTGGTGTTGCAACGTCATTAGGTCTTGGTGCGAAACAAATTGCAGGTGGTGTTAGTTATTTAACATCTATCCCGAACTCATTAACGACTCAGTTAGTTATTATTGCAATCGTAACAGTATTATTTATGTTATCTGCGCAAACAGGTCTTGATAAAGGAATTAAATATTTAAGTAATACGAATATTATTTTTGCATTTGCACTTATGATCATTGTATTATTTGCAGGTCCAACAAACTTTATTATGAATTACTTCACTTCAACAATCGGTTCTTATATTCAGGAATTGCCAAGTATGAGTTTCCGTTTAAGTCCATTAGACGAAGGTGGGAATCAATGGATTCAGTCATGGACAATTTTCTATTGGGCATGGTGGATTGCGTGGTCACCGTTCGTAGGTACGTTTATTGCTCGTGTTTCACGAGGTCGTACGATTCGTGAGTTTGTTATCGGTGTGTTACTTGTGCCGACCGTAATTGGTGCACTTTGGTTCTCTGTGTTCGGCGGTACTGGTATTCATATGGAGCTGTTTGGTGATGCACATATCTTCGACAAAGTGAAAGAAATGGGAACAGAAGTAGGATTATTCGCTATGTTCGATCAGATGGGCAGCTTTGGATCAGCTTTATCAGTTTTAGGTATTTTACTTATTGCAACATTCTTTATTACATCGGCAGACTCTGCAACATTTGTTTTAGGAATGTTAACGACACATGGTAGTTTAAACCCACCAAATCGTATTAAAATGATTTGGGGTATCGTTCTAGCCGCGATAGCTTCTACGCTATTATATATTGGCGGATTAGAAGCCTTACAAACGGCAGCTATCATTGCGGCATTCCCGTTCGTCTTCGTTATTTTCTTTATGATGGCAGCATTATTTAAAGAGTTACAAAAAGAAGGGCGTATGAAGCGTCATTAA
- a CDS encoding cell wall-binding protein EntA, with amino-acid sequence MKKLIGIATAAVFGLGIFTSSANAETVVTTDVLNVRENPTTESKVVGKLLNGNKIDVQNTENGWSKITLDGKDAFVSAEFTKSIYYVTANVLNVRAEANTNSEVLGKLKKDDVIETTNQVQNEWLQFEYNGKTAYVHVPFLTGTAPVIEKQETTAPAKAAAPAKAQAPVAQAKPAAKPAVKAAETNTPSGGRELTVVATAYTAHPSENGGTYGGRVLTAMGHDLTANPNMKMIAVDPKVIPLGSKVWVEGYGEAIAGDTGGAIKGTRIDILLGSDSAAQKWGRKTVKVKILK; translated from the coding sequence ATGAAAAAATTAATTGGTATAGCAACAGCAGCAGTTTTTGGTCTTGGGATTTTCACATCATCTGCTAATGCAGAAACTGTTGTAACAACAGACGTACTAAACGTACGCGAAAACCCTACTACTGAATCAAAAGTTGTCGGTAAATTACTAAACGGTAATAAAATAGATGTTCAAAATACAGAGAACGGATGGTCAAAAATTACTTTAGACGGTAAAGACGCATTCGTAAGTGCAGAGTTCACAAAAAGCATCTACTACGTAACAGCTAACGTATTAAACGTACGTGCTGAAGCGAACACAAACTCAGAGGTTCTTGGAAAGTTGAAGAAAGACGATGTAATCGAAACAACGAACCAAGTACAAAATGAGTGGTTACAATTTGAATATAACGGGAAAACAGCTTATGTTCATGTTCCTTTCTTAACAGGTACAGCACCTGTAATTGAGAAACAAGAAACAACTGCTCCTGCTAAAGCTGCAGCACCAGCTAAGGCTCAAGCACCTGTAGCACAAGCAAAACCAGCTGCTAAGCCTGCTGTGAAAGCTGCTGAAACTAACACACCATCTGGTGGTCGTGAGTTAACAGTTGTAGCTACAGCATATACAGCTCACCCGAGCGAAAACGGTGGCACATATGGCGGCCGTGTATTAACTGCAATGGGTCATGATTTAACTGCGAATCCAAACATGAAAATGATCGCTGTTGACCCGAAAGTAATCCCATTAGGATCTAAAGTATGGGTAGAAGGTTACGGAGAAGCTATCGCTGGAGATACTGGTGGTGCAATTAAAGGTACCCGTATTGATATCTTACTTGGATCAGATAGCGCTGCTCAAAAATGGGGACGCAAAACTGTTAAAGTGAAAATTTTAAAATAA
- a CDS encoding DUF3910 family protein has translation MNVQAKVDWIGTPKPYIYKDEVTYNATSIDFSLAGDDNRYKLIVLKSENNTHYKIVQYGIKPGSQKPFPIDIPFEQNMLPIIEQILHDPYVQAILKETHS, from the coding sequence ATGAATGTACAAGCAAAAGTAGACTGGATTGGTACGCCAAAACCGTACATATATAAAGATGAAGTAACATATAACGCTACTTCTATTGATTTTTCACTCGCTGGCGATGATAACCGCTATAAGTTAATTGTGCTCAAGTCTGAAAACAATACACATTACAAAATTGTGCAATATGGAATAAAACCAGGCTCTCAAAAGCCATTTCCTATCGACATTCCATTTGAACAAAATATGTTGCCAATTATAGAGCAAATACTACATGATCCATATGTACAAGCGATACTAAAGGAAACACACTCATAA
- a CDS encoding zinc ribbon domain-containing protein, whose amino-acid sequence MKFCGTCKKNVADHLNFCPECGSKVEVIVDNTAASYKELQSETKPVKSKKNLFLIIGFAIIAALLFGAYKFGAYKFSKEKQVNVMIEAFQKKDINAIDEFVKANDSSLKIKTEDIKAYMRYLKENPSYNKQLLSYLQKETVDQKLTKDKPAFKDGEIVEEGKEWFLYPKYKFSMKSYYMNVSTTAKNAEIYVNDKKETELSSDKNSKELGPYFPGTYVVKATAKTELTELETEKEVDLADEQSEKVKIDLSLEGKYVSISSDESDATVFVNGKKRGKLNYGSYKLGPVSTDETVEVHLEKTTDLGVMKSESVKIGDQSTYYLKFPKETSSSAVGEFVRNHIYDNVRAISLNDFSLIENNYDKSGKSYKEDRDYIQYLHKKGITEDLLTMEVRNVERQSATKYKVTTYEEYHIRYGDGSVKFKSFNNEHIVTVNGNGKMLYHSLGANNTLKSEDVSGPTR is encoded by the coding sequence TTGAAGTTTTGTGGAACATGTAAAAAGAACGTTGCAGACCATTTGAACTTTTGTCCTGAGTGTGGGAGTAAAGTAGAAGTAATCGTTGATAACACTGCTGCTTCATATAAAGAATTACAAAGCGAGACAAAACCAGTGAAAAGTAAGAAAAATTTATTTTTAATCATTGGTTTTGCCATTATTGCTGCATTATTATTTGGGGCATATAAATTTGGAGCATATAAGTTTTCAAAAGAAAAGCAAGTAAATGTAATGATTGAAGCATTCCAAAAGAAAGATATTAATGCAATTGATGAGTTTGTAAAAGCAAATGATTCAAGCTTAAAGATTAAGACAGAGGATATTAAAGCGTACATGCGTTATTTAAAAGAGAATCCTTCTTACAACAAACAATTACTGTCTTATTTACAGAAAGAGACAGTAGATCAAAAGTTAACAAAAGATAAACCTGCATTTAAAGACGGGGAAATAGTAGAAGAGGGAAAAGAGTGGTTCTTATATCCAAAGTATAAGTTCAGCATGAAATCTTATTATATGAATGTAAGTACAACTGCAAAGAATGCAGAAATATATGTGAATGACAAAAAAGAAACAGAGCTTTCTAGTGATAAAAATTCGAAAGAGTTGGGGCCATACTTCCCAGGTACATATGTTGTAAAGGCAACGGCGAAGACAGAACTTACTGAATTAGAAACAGAGAAAGAAGTAGATTTAGCGGATGAACAGAGCGAGAAAGTGAAAATTGATTTATCGCTTGAAGGCAAGTATGTAAGCATTTCTTCTGATGAAAGTGATGCAACTGTATTTGTGAATGGGAAAAAACGTGGAAAATTAAATTATGGAAGTTATAAGCTTGGCCCTGTATCCACAGATGAAACAGTAGAAGTACATTTAGAGAAAACTACTGATCTTGGTGTGATGAAATCTGAAAGTGTTAAAATTGGAGACCAAAGCACATATTACTTAAAATTCCCGAAAGAAACATCAAGTTCAGCAGTGGGCGAATTTGTAAGAAATCATATTTATGATAACGTACGTGCAATTTCATTAAATGATTTTAGTTTAATTGAAAATAATTATGATAAGAGCGGAAAATCGTATAAGGAAGACCGTGATTATATACAGTATTTACACAAAAAAGGAATTACAGAAGACTTATTAACGATGGAAGTTCGTAATGTAGAGCGTCAAAGTGCTACGAAATATAAAGTAACGACATATGAAGAGTATCATATTCGTTACGGTGATGGATCTGTGAAGTTCAAAAGTTTTAATAACGAACATATTGTAACTGTGAATGGAAATGGAAAGATGTTGTATCATTCTCTTGGTGCAAATAATACGTTGAAATCAGAAGATGTATCTGGTCCAACTCGTTAA
- a CDS encoding zinc ribbon domain-containing protein — MYCRTCGKQHGEEVNYCPNEGSMEIAGAIDAVTLEKDTAKYCRGCGSENAQKNLYCQKCGYSLSVVKKKEQTVKLPTMDGAPKVEFKADKAVLQKGFIGGAVASILMLIAGWIGSLLFASMLSEMFSKFAKELEMLPSFYSSATSTMLSYHLLGFTANDDSGLIFSLSWHTPFTLLLIIPFIIFTGTGIWLGKQHVAKTIKDQIFMAATVGIIYGVFLFIISFIASQSFAIPFSEAGKITVGYSAMKSLLSGFVCGTLFTLLGFIAHTSKNNMAAAFQELMPYGASVYYGVSAMIKGLLVTAVAVCIMALVSKENGIEPLKEITTLKSESTLLALELTPQLWSMAHFAPLEVSSPALSKEFTRIGKKSNAHESTLSFSFISGVSVNGVELREILISKGANEESLAEFDRVNNVFHYGLLLLIIPLFFMFRAGRKLAKLPTANIYITLAVCSGSYTIMMIVMNMISKFQINVSGTVTSLFGTSGTVLSMQNSFIYLTLFSLIVTYVAAFAGMKLAKK; from the coding sequence ATGTATTGTCGCACATGTGGAAAACAACATGGTGAAGAAGTAAATTATTGCCCAAATGAAGGTAGTATGGAGATTGCAGGAGCTATAGATGCAGTAACATTAGAAAAAGATACTGCAAAATACTGCAGAGGTTGTGGCAGTGAAAATGCTCAAAAAAATTTATATTGTCAAAAGTGTGGGTATTCTTTATCTGTTGTGAAGAAAAAAGAACAAACTGTAAAATTGCCTACAATGGATGGTGCTCCTAAAGTTGAATTTAAAGCAGATAAAGCCGTTTTACAAAAAGGTTTTATTGGTGGGGCTGTTGCAAGTATTCTCATGTTAATTGCTGGTTGGATTGGTAGTTTATTATTTGCCTCTATGTTAAGTGAGATGTTTAGCAAATTTGCGAAAGAATTAGAAATGTTGCCAAGTTTTTATTCGAGTGCAACTTCTACGATGTTAAGTTACCATTTACTTGGTTTTACAGCTAACGATGATAGTGGATTGATATTTTCTTTATCTTGGCATACTCCATTTACATTATTATTAATCATTCCATTTATTATTTTCACTGGTACAGGAATTTGGTTAGGGAAACAGCATGTTGCGAAAACGATTAAAGATCAAATCTTTATGGCAGCAACAGTTGGTATTATTTATGGAGTCTTTTTATTCATTATAAGTTTTATAGCATCACAATCTTTTGCAATCCCATTCTCAGAAGCAGGTAAGATTACGGTTGGCTATTCAGCGATGAAGAGTTTATTGAGTGGTTTTGTATGTGGGACATTATTTACCTTATTAGGATTTATTGCTCATACAAGCAAAAACAATATGGCAGCAGCATTTCAAGAGTTAATGCCATATGGAGCGTCTGTTTATTACGGTGTTTCGGCTATGATAAAAGGACTTTTAGTAACAGCAGTAGCGGTTTGTATTATGGCGTTAGTAAGTAAGGAAAACGGTATTGAACCATTAAAAGAAATAACAACTTTAAAATCTGAAAGTACATTATTAGCATTAGAGTTAACACCTCAATTATGGAGTATGGCTCATTTTGCGCCGTTAGAAGTATCAAGTCCAGCACTTAGTAAGGAATTTACTAGAATTGGTAAGAAATCAAATGCACATGAGAGCACACTATCGTTTTCATTTATATCAGGCGTCTCTGTAAATGGCGTAGAGCTTAGAGAGATATTGATTTCAAAAGGAGCAAATGAGGAAAGCCTTGCAGAATTTGATAGAGTGAATAACGTATTCCATTATGGTTTATTACTGCTTATTATTCCATTGTTCTTTATGTTTAGAGCGGGAAGAAAGTTAGCTAAATTACCGACTGCCAATATATATATTACATTAGCGGTATGCAGTGGTTCTTACACAATTATGATGATTGTAATGAATATGATTTCTAAGTTCCAAATTAATGTTTCAGGAACTGTAACAAGTTTATTTGGAACAAGTGGAACGGTATTATCTATGCAAAATTCATTTATATATTTAACTTTGTTTAGCTTGATTGTGACATATGTAGCAGCATTTGCTGGAATGAAATTAGCTAAAAAATAG
- a CDS encoding zinc ribbon domain-containing protein, which produces MSDLHTKLGSGMNKLQEGIEQGKMKLQVAQEIAQLKKGMQVQMQKKAEVLLEVGQQVYVQLRGSGVNEASLKEMIAPVQEFDVAIYQARKRIVELQKQQGEKATCECGGPLSINDKFCGSCGKPNPMLTVENEGETVNCISCNEHIDKNSTYCPVCGIKQSGE; this is translated from the coding sequence TTGTCAGATTTACACACGAAGTTAGGTAGTGGAATGAATAAGTTACAAGAAGGAATAGAACAAGGGAAAATGAAGTTGCAAGTTGCACAAGAAATTGCTCAATTGAAAAAGGGAATGCAAGTGCAAATGCAGAAAAAAGCAGAGGTTCTATTAGAGGTTGGACAGCAAGTGTATGTTCAATTAAGAGGAAGTGGAGTAAATGAAGCGAGCTTAAAAGAAATGATTGCTCCAGTTCAAGAATTTGATGTAGCTATTTATCAAGCAAGAAAGCGCATTGTTGAATTGCAAAAACAACAAGGTGAAAAAGCTACATGTGAATGTGGTGGACCTTTATCAATAAATGATAAGTTTTGTGGTTCGTGTGGAAAGCCTAACCCGATGTTAACAGTAGAAAATGAAGGTGAAACGGTAAATTGTATTTCATGTAATGAGCATATCGATAAAAACTCTACTTACTGTCCAGTTTGTGGAATTAAGCAAAGTGGGGAGTGA